One part of the Vitis riparia cultivar Riparia Gloire de Montpellier isolate 1030 chromosome 15, EGFV_Vit.rip_1.0, whole genome shotgun sequence genome encodes these proteins:
- the LOC117932132 gene encoding putative ABC transporter C family member 15 produces MLFEDMFDSKSPNFKQEFQTAWLQLSSPCLWEDVSIVLQLGFLGIFLLHLVQKIVGHLWKHRTTVTDKGIEMYPNEAKASFSCKASIICSSILLGIHVIVLLMPPNGSEGNCKSPILVLSSEVMQVMIWLITLIAVCKISTKKYVKFPWILRTYWLCSFLLSVIHTAFDVHFLVTNNGHLRMQDYTDFLGLLASTCLFGISIRGKTGTVLISQNGLADPLLNGKTDNHSEGKTESPYGKATLFQLITFSWLNPLFAVGIKKPLQQDEIPDVDVKDSAEFTSHYFDECLKHVRERDGTTNPSIYKAIFLFIWKKAAINALFAMISAAASYVGPYLIDDFVNFLSMKKTRSLESGYLLALAFLSAKTVETIAQRQWIFGARQLGLRLRAALISHIYKKGLVLSSQSRQSHTSGEIINYMGVDIQRMTDFIWYMNTIWMLPIQISLAICVLNMNIGLGSLAALAATLMVMACNIPLTRIQKRYQSKIMEAKDERMKATSEVLRNIKTLKLQAWDSQFLHKLESLRKIEYNWLWKSLRLGALSAFIFWGSPTFISVVTFGACLLMGIELTSGRVLSALATFRMLQDPIFNLPDLLSVIAQGKVSVDRVASFLQEDEVQSDTIEFVPKDQTEFEVEIDNGKFSWNPDSSSPTLDKIQLKVKRGMKVAICGTVGSGKSSLLSCILGEIKKLSGTVKIGGTKAYVPQSPWILTGNVKENILFGNRYDSVKYDETVKACALTKDFELFPCGDLTEIGERGINMSGGQKQRIQIARAVYEDADIYLLDDPFSAVDAHTGTQLFKDCLMGILKNKTILYVTHQVEFLPAADFILVMQDGRIAQAGRFEQLLKQNIGFEVLVGAHNQALESILTVENSSRTSKDPVPENESNKDPTSNSEMIHTQHDSEHNISLEITEKQGRLTQDEEREKGSIGKEVYMSYLTIVRGGALVPIIILAQSMFQVLQVASNYWMAWASPPTSESRPKMGLDYILFVYILLAVGSSLFVLLRASLVAITGLSTAQKLFVKMLQSVVRAPMAFFDSTPTGRILNRASIDQSVLDMEMANRLGWCAFSVIQILGTIAVMSQVAWEVFVIFIPVTAICIWYQQYYIPTARELGRLASIQQSPILHHFSESLSGAATIRAFDQGDRFIHANLDLVDNFSRPWFHNVSAMEWLSFRLNVLSNFVFAFSLVLLVSLPEGIINPSIAGLAVTYGINLNVLQASVIWNICNAENKMISVERILQYSKIKSEAPLVIEECRPANNWPQVGTICFQNLQIRYAEHLPSVLKNISCTFPGGMKIGVVGRTGSGKSTLIQAIFRIVEPREGSIIIDGVDISKIGLHDLRSRLSIIPQDPAMFEGTVRGNLDPLDQHPDGQVWEALDKCQLGDLVRAKEEKLDSSVVENGENWSVGQRQLVCLGRALLKRSSILVLDEATASVDSATDGVIQKIISQEFKDRTVVTIAHRIHTVIDSDLVLVLSEGRIAEYDTPAKLLERDDSFFSKLIKEYSKRSKGFSKLAIST; encoded by the exons ATGCTTTTTGAAGATATGTTTGATTCCAAAAGTCCAA ACTTTAAGCAAGAGTTTCAGACAGCATGGCTGCAGCTAAGCTCGCCCTGTTTGTGGGAGGATGTCAGCATAGTTCTGCAACTTGGGTTCCTTGGAATCTTCTTACTCCATCTTGTACAAAAAATTGTGGGCCATTTATGGAAACACAGGACAACAGTAACAGATAAAGGCATAGAGATGTATCCCAATGAAGCAAAAGCCAGCTTCTCTTGCAAAGCCAGCATAATTTGTTCCAGTATACTACTGGGGATTCATGTCATTGTGCTACTAATGCCACCAAATGGAAGTGAGGGCAACTGCAAATCTCCAATCCTGGTTCTTTCATCAGAGGTCATGCAAGTGATGATATGGTTGATTACACTGATTGCAGTATGCAAGATTTCGACTAAGAAGTATGTGAAGTTTCCTTGGATTCTAAGAACCTATTGGCTATGCAGCTTCTTGCTTTCTGTTATCCACACGGCTTTTGATGTCCATTTCCTTGTTACAAACAATGGGCACCTGAGAATGCAGGATTACACTGACTTCCTTGGTCTCCTTGCATCAACCTGCCTATTTGGTATCTCAATCAGAGGGAAGACAGGCACGGTTTTGATCTCCCAGAATGGCTTAGCTGATCCACTTCTCAATGGAAAAACTGATAATCATTCAGAAGGCAAGACAGAATCTCCTTATGGGAAAGCTACTCTTTTCCAACTCATTACCTTCTCTTGGCTCAATCCCTTATTTGCTGTTGGGATCAAAAAACCCCTTCAGCAAGATGAAATCCCAGATGTTGATGTCAAAGACTCTGCTGAATTTACCTCTCATTATTTTGATGAATGCCTGAAACATGTTAGGGAGAGAGATGGAACTACAAATCCATCTATCTACAAGGCGATATTTCTTTTTATCTGGAAGAAAGCTGCAATTAATGCACTTTTTGCAATGATAAGTGCAGCTGCATCATATGTTGGTCCATATCTTATTGATGACTTTGTGAATTTCCTAAGCATGAAGAAAACTCGTAGCTTAGAGAGCGGGTACCTTCTTGCACTTGCCTTCTTAAGTGCCAAAACAGTCGAAACTATAGCACAGAGGCAATGGATATTTGGTGCCCGCCAGCTAGGCCTTCGCCTGAGAGCTGCACTGATATCTCACATATACAAAAAGGGCCTAGTTTTGTCAAGCCAATCCCGCCAAAGCCACACTAGTGGAGAGATCATTAACTATATGGGTGTGGATATCCAAAGAATGACAGACTTCATCTGGTATATGAACACAATCTGGATGTTGCCAATACAAATTTCTTTAGCAATTTGTGTTCTAAACATGAACATCGGTTTGGGGTCACTGGCAGCATTAGCAGCAACCTTAATGGTGATGGCTTGCAACATCCCCCTTACAAGAATCCAGAAAAGATACCAGTCTAAGATCATGGAAGCCAAGGATGAAAGGATGAAAGCCACTTCAGAAGTTCTTCGAAACATTAAGACTCTCAAACTTCAGGCATGGGACAGTCAGTTTCTTCATAAGCTAGAAAGCTTGAGGAAAATAGAGTACAATTGGCTGTGGAAGTCGCTAAGACTGGGAGCACTTTCTGCTTTTATCTTCTGGGGATCACCCACATTTATCTCTGTGGTGACTTTTGGGGCATGTCTTCTGATGGGGATTGAACTCACTTCTGGGAGAGTCTTGTCTGCATTGGCTACTTTCCGAATGTTACAAGACCCTATATTCAATCTACCTGATTTACTCTCTGTGATTGCACAGGGTAAAGTGTCAGTAGATAGAGTTGCTTCTTTCCTCCAAGAAGATGAAGTTCAGTCTGATACAATCGAGTTTGTTCCAAAAGATCAAACAGAGTTTGAAGTGGAGATAGACAACGGTAAATTCAGCTGGAACCCTGACTCAAGCAGCCCAACACTAGACAAAATACAGTTAAAAGTGAAGAGGGGAATGAAGGTGGCAATTTGTGGGACTGTAGGATCTGGGAAGTCTAGCCTGCTCTCTTGCATACTTGGAGAAATAAAAAAGCTGTCGGGTACCGTAAAGATTGGTGGTACAAAGGCCTATGTACCTCAGTCCCCATGGATACTAACAGGAAATGTCAAAGAGAACATCCTCTTTGGGAACCGATATGACAGTGTTAAGTATGATGAAACTGTTAAAGCATGTGCTTTAACTAAGGATTTTGAGCTTTTCCCCTGCGGTGACCTCACGGAAATAGGTGAAAGAGGGATAAATATGAGTGGAGGCCAGAAGCAAAGGATTCAAATAGCCCGAGCAGTTTACGAGGATGCTGATATATATTTGCTTGATGACCCATTCAGTGCTGTGGATGCTCATACAGGCACCCAACTCTTTAAG GACTGCCTGATGGGGATTCTAAAGAACAAGACCATTCTTTATGTTACTCACCAAGTTGAGTTTCTTCCAGCAGCAGACTTCATTCTG GTGATGCAAGATGGAAGAATAGCACAAGCTGGAAGATTCGAGcaacttttaaaacaaaacatagGATTTGAAGTTTTAGTAGGTGCTCATAACCAAGCTCTGGAATCCATCCTGACAGTTGAAAATTCAAGTAGAACATCGAAGGACCCAGTACCTGAAAATGAATCCAATAAAGATCCCACTTCAAATTCAGAAATGATCCATACTCAGCATGACTCAGAGCATAATATCTCCCTAGAGATAACAGAAAAACAAGGAAGATTAACTCAAgatgaagaaagagaaaaaggaagcaTTGGAAAAGAAGTTTACATGTCATATTTGACGATTGTGAGAGGCGGGGCTCTAGTTCCAATCATAATCTTGGCACAGTCAATGTTCCAAGTATTACAGGTAGCTAGCAACTACTGGATGGCATGGGCTTCTCCTCCTACAAGTGAAAGTAGGCCAAAAATGGGGTTGGATTACATACTATTCGTGTATATACTTCTTGCTGTTGGAAGTTCACTTTTTGTGCTGCTTCGAGCCTCGCTAGTAGCAATAACAGGACTTTCAACAGCACAAAAGCTCTTCGTGAAAATGCTGCAGAGTGTGGTCCGGGCTCCAATGGCCTTTTTTGATTCAACACCTACTGGAAGAATCTTAAACCGG GCATCTATTGATCAAAGTGTGCTAGACATGGAAATGGCGAACAGGTTAGGCTGGTGTGCTTTTTCAGTAATACAGATTCTAGGAACAATCGCAGTGATGTCTCAGGTAGCATGGGAAGTATTTGTTATCTTCATTCCAGTAACTGCAATCTGCATCTGGTACCAA CAATACTACATACCAACTGCAAGAGAATTGGGCCGTTTGGCAAGCATACAGCAATCTCCAATCCTACATCACTTTTCTGAATCACTTTCTGGAGCTGCGACGATCCGTGCTTTCGACCAAGGAGACCGCTTCATTCATGCAAATCTTGATCTTGTTGACAACTTCTCAAGGCCATGGTTTCATAATGTGTCAGCAATGGAATGGCTTTCTTTCAGACTCAACGTATTATCCAATTTTGTCTTCGCCTTTTCATTGGTTTTGCTTGTGAGCCTTCCTGAAGGGATCATCAATCCAA GCATCGCAGGGTTAGCAGTAACATATGGAATAAATTTGAATGTTCTACAAGCTTCAGTTATATGGAACATATGCAATGCAGAGAATAAAATGATCTCAGTTGAAAGAATTCTTCagtattcaaaaattaaaagtgaagcACCTCTTGTGATTGAAGAGTGCAGACCAGCAAATAACTGGCCCCAAGTTGGAACAATTTGCTTCCAGAATTTGCAG ATCCGTTATGCTGAACACCTCCCATCTGTTCTCAAAAACATTAGCTGCACATTTCCTGGAGGGATGAAGATTGGAGTTGTAGGAAGGACTGGAAGTGGAAAATCAACACTCATACAGGCCATTTTCAGGATCGTTGAGCCCAGAGAAGGGAGTATTATCATTGATGGTGTGGACATTTCCAAGATAGGCCTTCATGATCTCAGATCAAGGCTTAGCATCATCCCCCAGGACCCGGCAATGTTTGAGGGAACAGTTAGAGGAAACCTCGACCCATTGGACCAGCATCCTGATGGTCAAGTCTGGGAG GCCCTGGATAAATGTCAACTAGGTGATCTAGTTCGGGCAAAGGAAGAAAAGTTGGATTCATCAG TAGTTGAGAATGGGGAAAACTGGAGTGTGGGACAAAGGCAGTTGGTCTGTCTTGGAAGAGCATTGCTAAAGAGAAGCAGCATTCTTGTTCTAGATGAAGCGACGGCGTCAGTTGATTCTGCAACTGATGGGGTGATACAGAAGATCATTAGTCAAGAGTTCAAAGATCGGACAGTTGTAACTATAGCTCACAGAATCCACACAGTTATAGATAGCGATCTTGTTTTGGTCCTCAGTGAAG GGAGGATTGCAGAGTATGACACACCAGCAAAGCTACTTGAAAGAGATGATTCGTTCTTCTCAAAACTCATAAAGGAGTACTCCAAGAGATCAAAAGGTTTCAGCAAGTTGGCAATATCGACATAA